The proteins below are encoded in one region of Pomacea canaliculata isolate SZHN2017 linkage group LG7, ASM307304v1, whole genome shotgun sequence:
- the LOC112568999 gene encoding ficolin-1-like: protein MCSFGRCLCLPGFFFSSRDNTCLTTCSPPDLQDTFMEYSESEIKDGINLKTCKKLCVSSDHCLTFDFRDTGGRCVLHDVTSREAVSGWFPLTSTGWTHYQRTCLKSAASYPGPAWYNSSCTQDTDCPDPFSLCSSGRCLCAVGAISSEQEVTCPAAESCGEWQKAGAKSGAHFIRLKDKKETSRVWCDMDSSGGGWLVFQRRRDGSVDFYRNWTQYEDGFGDVTGEFWLGLSRLHTLTKGRPTRLRVDLGEVNGHRHYAEYSTFRVDGPETNYRLTVSGYSGNAGNSLEYHNNQSFSTFDRENDKHSTDNCASVYHGAWWYNACHHSNLNSRYKADGAKGHDGLKWYHTHSDYRSFIFTEMKMQPV, encoded by the exons ATGTGTTCTTTTGGCAGGTGCCTCTGTCTTCCtggtttcttcttctcatcacgtgacaacacatGTCTGACTA CATGCAGCCCACCTGACCTACAAGACACCTTCATGGAGTATTCTGAAAGCGAAATTAAAGATGGAATAAATCTGAAAACATGCAAGAAACTGTGTGTCAGTAGTGATCATTGCTTAACCTTTGACTTCAGAG ACACAGGAGGGCGCTGTGTGCTTCatgatgtgacgtcacgtgaggcTGTGTCAGGATGGTTTCCTCTGACCAGTACAGGGTGGACTCACTACCAAAGAACTTGCCTGAAGTCAGCCGCCTCCTACCCGGGTCCAGCCTGGTACAACTCGTCTTGTACCCAAGACACGGACTGTCCTGACCCATTCAGCCTCTGTTCGTCGGGCAGGTGTCTGTGTGCAGTGGGCGCCATTTCTTCTGAACAGGAAGTCACGTGTCCTGCTGCAG AGTCGTGCGGCGAATGGCAGAAGGCAGGAGCCAAGTCTGGTGCGCACTTCATTCGACTGAAAGACAAGAAGGAGACGAGtagagtgtggtgtgacatggactccaGTGGCGGAGGTTGGCTG gtgttccagagacgtcgTGACGGGTCAGTGgacttctacaggaactggacTCAGTATGAAGACggctttggtgacgtcacaggggagttctggctgg GCTTGTCAAGGCTTCACACCCTGACCAAAGGGAGACCCACCCGACTGCGTGTAGACCTTGGCGAGGTGAATGGACATCGTCATTACGCTGAGTACTCGACATTCAGGGTGgacggtcctgagacaaactacagactgaccgtgtccggctactcgggtAACGCGG ggAACAGCTTAGAGTATCACAACAACCAGAGTTTTTCAACGTTTGACCGAGAAAACGACAAGCACTCTACAGACAACTGTGCCTCTGTGTAtcacggcgcctggtggtacaacGCGTGTCACCACTCTAACCTCAACAGCCGATACAAGGCTGACGGGGCTAAGGGTCATGACGGCTTAAAATGGTATCACACTCACAGTGACTACAGGAGCTTCATCTTCACCGAAATGAAAATGCAACCAGTGTAA
- the LOC112568987 gene encoding uncharacterized protein LOC112568987 isoform X2: MAGLLLGLGVLLCAGCGTSGIRIINCNNNKVEIFEDSPAPVTCGDITSTADVVWRLKNGLIIGECKADGTCSPGAALYNDYRLTRSPQSTESQLTLVPDYRRHAGVTVTCQDRGGSSTASCTLVIRRHSELSECHVTTNPVDWTVSGSCRVQQAFSSDNNYSCSWRLNDGRTFGGFENNRVRVRCSFINAPLPRENGVYTYTIAVFPPPVVAFSKTIRKDPNKLIAVQRSDSTRKLSDYTKWIISGVITAIIIALLIVVNYFITSRHKYTLPGLWYNKNWFKRNYPQTSLGEHSGETCTAVDQSTGLSDPVSAYDLTSRQEDSGHTGTGLRRKAHLVARELQLHLDLTSPSDNHGNQDIQVRNTVEDGAATHLTDVNVYENLQTLSDQTYDTALAPEEDHQYADLKVKARGKVKVTQRGVPDGEDRDSTVYNNVL, encoded by the exons atgGCGGGTCTTCTGCTGGGACTGGGTGTCCTGCTCTGTGCGGGGTGCGGGACTTCAG GAATCCGAATAATcaactgtaacaacaacaaggtagaaatatttgaagactcaCCTGCTCCAGTCACGTGTGGAGACATCACCAGTACAGCCGATGTTGTTTGGCGACTAAAAAATGGATTAATTATCGGAGAATGTAAAGCTGACGGTACCTGTAGTCCTGGTGCTGCCTTATACAACGATTACAGACTCACCAGATCACCGCAGTCCACGGAGAGTCAGCTGACCCTTGTCCCTGATTACCGACGTCACGCGGGTGTGACGGTCACGTGTCAGGACAGAGGGGGTAGCTCCACAGCCTCCTGTACTCTCGTCATCAGAC GTCACTCTGAGCTcagtgagtgtcacgtgaccaccaaccCTGTGGACTGGACTGTGTCAGGTTCATGTCGTGTACAACAAGCTTTCTCCTCTGACAACAACTACAGCTGCAGCTGGAGACTAAACGATGGA CGAACTTTTGGAGGGTTTGAAAACAATCGTGTAAGGGTGAGGTGTTCATTCATCAATGCACCTTTGCCACGAGAGAATGGAGTCTACACCTACACCATTGCTGTCTTCCCCCCGCCTGTAGTTGCATTCTCAAAAACCATCAGAAAAG ATCCCAATAAACTCATTGCTGTGCAAAGATCAGATTCTACCCGTAAACTATCGGACTACACAAAGTGGATCATCTCTGGCGTCATCACCGCTATCATCATCGCTCTTCTTATCGTTGTCAATTACTTTATCACCAGTCGACACAAGTACACACTTCCAG GATTATGGTACAACAAGAATTGGTTTAAACGAAATTACCCACAGACTAGTCTTGGTGAACACTCCGGTGAGACTTGCACCGCAGTTGACCAGTCTACAGGTCTTTCGGATCCTGTGTCTGCGTATGATTTGACCTCCCGTCAAGAAGACAGTGGACACACGGGGACAGGGCTTCGTCGTAAAG CTCACTTAGTGGCAAGAGAATTGCAACTGCACTTGGATTTAACTTCCCCTTCTGATAACCATGGTAACCAAGACATCCAGGTCAGAAACACGGTTGAGGATGGCGCAGCTACACACCTGACAGATGTCAACGTGTATGAGAACCTCCAGACACTTTCAG ACCAAACATACGACACAGCGCTTGCACCTGAGGAAGACCATCAGTACGCTGACCTCAAGGTGAAGGCTAGGGGTAAAGTCAAGGTCACACAAAGAG gtgTGCCGGATGGTGAGGACAGGGACAGCACCGTCTACAATAATGTTTTATGA
- the LOC112568987 gene encoding uncharacterized protein LOC112568987 isoform X1 yields MAGLLLGLGVLLCAGCGTSGIRIINCNNNKVEIFEDSPAPVTCGDITSTADVVWRLKNGLIIGECKADGTCSPGAALYNDYRLTRSPQSTESQLTLVPDYRRHAGVTVTCQDRGGSSTASCTLVIRRHSELSECHVTTNPVDWTVSGSCRVQQAFSSDNNYSCSWRLNDGRTFGGFENNRVRVRCSFINAPLPRENGVYTYTIAVFPPPVVAFSKTIRKVSDPNKLIAVQRSDSTRKLSDYTKWIISGVITAIIIALLIVVNYFITSRHKYTLPGLWYNKNWFKRNYPQTSLGEHSGETCTAVDQSTGLSDPVSAYDLTSRQEDSGHTGTGLRRKAHLVARELQLHLDLTSPSDNHGNQDIQVRNTVEDGAATHLTDVNVYENLQTLSDQTYDTALAPEEDHQYADLKVKARGKVKVTQRGVPDGEDRDSTVYNNVL; encoded by the exons atgGCGGGTCTTCTGCTGGGACTGGGTGTCCTGCTCTGTGCGGGGTGCGGGACTTCAG GAATCCGAATAATcaactgtaacaacaacaaggtagaaatatttgaagactcaCCTGCTCCAGTCACGTGTGGAGACATCACCAGTACAGCCGATGTTGTTTGGCGACTAAAAAATGGATTAATTATCGGAGAATGTAAAGCTGACGGTACCTGTAGTCCTGGTGCTGCCTTATACAACGATTACAGACTCACCAGATCACCGCAGTCCACGGAGAGTCAGCTGACCCTTGTCCCTGATTACCGACGTCACGCGGGTGTGACGGTCACGTGTCAGGACAGAGGGGGTAGCTCCACAGCCTCCTGTACTCTCGTCATCAGAC GTCACTCTGAGCTcagtgagtgtcacgtgaccaccaaccCTGTGGACTGGACTGTGTCAGGTTCATGTCGTGTACAACAAGCTTTCTCCTCTGACAACAACTACAGCTGCAGCTGGAGACTAAACGATGGA CGAACTTTTGGAGGGTTTGAAAACAATCGTGTAAGGGTGAGGTGTTCATTCATCAATGCACCTTTGCCACGAGAGAATGGAGTCTACACCTACACCATTGCTGTCTTCCCCCCGCCTGTAGTTGCATTCTCAAAAACCATCAGAAAAG TTTCAGATCCCAATAAACTCATTGCTGTGCAAAGATCAGATTCTACCCGTAAACTATCGGACTACACAAAGTGGATCATCTCTGGCGTCATCACCGCTATCATCATCGCTCTTCTTATCGTTGTCAATTACTTTATCACCAGTCGACACAAGTACACACTTCCAG GATTATGGTACAACAAGAATTGGTTTAAACGAAATTACCCACAGACTAGTCTTGGTGAACACTCCGGTGAGACTTGCACCGCAGTTGACCAGTCTACAGGTCTTTCGGATCCTGTGTCTGCGTATGATTTGACCTCCCGTCAAGAAGACAGTGGACACACGGGGACAGGGCTTCGTCGTAAAG CTCACTTAGTGGCAAGAGAATTGCAACTGCACTTGGATTTAACTTCCCCTTCTGATAACCATGGTAACCAAGACATCCAGGTCAGAAACACGGTTGAGGATGGCGCAGCTACACACCTGACAGATGTCAACGTGTATGAGAACCTCCAGACACTTTCAG ACCAAACATACGACACAGCGCTTGCACCTGAGGAAGACCATCAGTACGCTGACCTCAAGGTGAAGGCTAGGGGTAAAGTCAAGGTCACACAAAGAG gtgTGCCGGATGGTGAGGACAGGGACAGCACCGTCTACAATAATGTTTTATGA